In Pseudofrankia saprophytica, one genomic interval encodes:
- a CDS encoding STAS domain-containing protein, whose product MKTPAHTSEALAQRPDRFVSRFHADIYAPPDRTIVRAHGEIDLATRAAFRAALSAGLDRAPLLLVVDLGGVSVLGACGLGVLFDAANRAARADIPIMVIGARPRIYRLFALTRLVERLDVRPAPVMGTLIPAAVGGPAGALTSWAQDGASS is encoded by the coding sequence ATGAAAACCCCCGCCCACACGTCCGAGGCGTTGGCGCAGCGCCCGGACAGATTCGTCTCCCGATTTCATGCCGACATCTACGCGCCGCCCGACAGAACGATCGTGCGTGCACACGGTGAGATCGACCTGGCGACCCGGGCCGCGTTCCGCGCGGCGTTGAGCGCTGGCCTGGACCGGGCGCCCCTGCTGCTGGTCGTCGACCTTGGCGGCGTGTCGGTTCTGGGCGCCTGCGGGCTGGGAGTCCTGTTCGACGCGGCGAACCGGGCGGCCCGTGCCGACATCCCGATCATGGTCATCGGCGCCCGCCCCCGTATCTACCGGCTGTTCGCGCTGACCCGCCTGGTTGAACGGCTGGATGTGCGTCCCGCACCGGTCATGGGGACTCTGATACCCGCCGCGGTCGGCGGTCCCGCCGGCGCACTTACCAGCTGGGCCCAGGACGGGGCGTCGTCATGA
- a CDS encoding general stress protein, with translation MTTQPDGPRPALNLEDPISLGIYDDYPRAQYVVDYLADHDFPVENVVIVGTELRSVERVTGRLTHGKAAIAGAVSGLWMGLFVGIAFALFSTQNQIGFLITTPFLGAAFGLVWSQIGFRAATHGGARDFSSISRVVATKYEVLIEHRFVGQARRLVSAMSVGQ, from the coding sequence GTGACCACCCAACCCGACGGTCCGCGTCCAGCGCTGAACCTGGAAGATCCGATATCGCTGGGGATATACGACGACTATCCCCGGGCCCAGTACGTGGTCGACTACCTGGCCGACCACGATTTCCCCGTCGAGAACGTCGTCATCGTCGGTACCGAACTGAGGTCGGTCGAGCGCGTCACCGGGCGCCTCACCCACGGCAAGGCCGCGATCGCGGGTGCGGTCTCCGGCCTCTGGATGGGTTTGTTCGTCGGCATCGCCTTCGCGCTTTTCAGCACACAGAACCAGATCGGATTCCTGATTACCACTCCTTTCCTGGGCGCGGCCTTTGGACTGGTCTGGAGCCAGATCGGATTCCGCGCCGCAACCCACGGTGGTGCCCGGGACTTCTCCTCGATCAGCCGGGTCGTCGCGACAAAATACGAGGTCCTGATCGAACACCGCTTCGTCGGCCAGGCCCGCAGGCTGGTCTCCGCAATGTCCGTAGGCCAGTAG
- a CDS encoding DUF5994 family protein, which translates to MTTGRTSALLDEVDAARFDGDGGAPTKLQVTLADMRPEPVGGGELRLSLAPARGRESFDGAWWPRTWHLASELPPLVAALSATGEAPGRMSVNGDIWTDIPRVLPRPGRPPLRISWFRALDPHTVTLGGANRTRLFLLVIPPDAAPEAGEEVLQMAATGRLSGPAGQILRHAGAAPSPE; encoded by the coding sequence ATGACGACGGGCCGAACTTCCGCACTTCTCGACGAGGTCGACGCCGCGCGCTTCGACGGCGACGGCGGCGCACCCACCAAGCTCCAGGTCACCCTCGCGGACATGCGTCCCGAGCCGGTCGGCGGCGGTGAGCTACGGCTGTCACTGGCCCCGGCCCGCGGCCGGGAATCCTTCGACGGCGCCTGGTGGCCACGGACCTGGCACCTGGCCAGCGAGCTTCCCCCGCTCGTCGCCGCGTTGTCCGCCACGGGTGAGGCGCCCGGCCGGATGTCGGTCAACGGTGACATCTGGACCGACATCCCCCGCGTGCTTCCACGACCGGGCCGCCCGCCGCTGCGGATCAGCTGGTTTCGCGCCCTCGACCCCCACACGGTCACGCTGGGCGGCGCCAACCGAACACGCCTCTTCCTTCTCGTGATACCCCCCGACGCTGCCCCGGAGGCGGGGGAAGAGGTGCTCCAGATGGCCGCCACCGGCCGGCTGTCCGGCCCAGCTGGCCAGATACTGCGCCACGCGGGCGCCGCGCCATCACCAGAATGA
- a CDS encoding ANTAR domain-containing protein — protein sequence MLEDDAEREDIRASLRMSLPPSTPAAEDPAATTSLILFAAAPGAFLDLATDLSWLTNDSGGLGTTGFVLDEDLTVPRDPAAPSGLKTQSTIDQAVGVLIGRGNTPEQAYQHLDMLAADARVGRPTAAEAILAELDGPSWTDLGADDGRPAHPQGPDGEAIPTLPPRDP from the coding sequence GTGCTCGAGGACGATGCCGAGCGCGAAGACATCCGTGCCTCGCTAAGAATGTCCCTTCCCCCGAGTACTCCCGCAGCTGAGGATCCGGCGGCTACGACTTCTCTGATCCTCTTCGCCGCGGCTCCCGGAGCGTTCCTCGACCTCGCGACCGACCTGAGCTGGCTGACCAACGACAGCGGCGGCCTCGGCACCACCGGATTCGTACTCGACGAGGACCTCACGGTGCCGCGCGACCCGGCCGCGCCCAGCGGGCTGAAGACCCAGTCGACAATCGACCAGGCCGTCGGCGTGCTGATCGGCAGAGGCAACACCCCCGAGCAGGCATATCAGCACCTCGACATGCTGGCCGCCGACGCCCGCGTCGGCCGGCCCACCGCGGCCGAGGCGATCCTTGCCGAGCTGGACGGGCCGAGCTGGACAGATCTGGGTGCCGACGACGGGCGCCCGGCGCACCCACAAGGGCCCGACGGCGAGGCGATACCGACCCTGCCGCCACGGGACCCATAG
- the nadD gene encoding nicotinate-nucleotide adenylyltransferase: MGGTFDPVHNGHLVAASEVAALFALDEVIFVPSGQPWQKADREVSAAEDRYLMTFLATAGNPQFTVSRIDVDRGGLTYTIDTLRDLRALYPDAELFFITGADALAQILTWRDVHELFRLAHFVGVTRPGYQLAFDASLPADSVSLLEVPALAISSSDIRDRVARGAPIWYLTPDAVVRYIAKRGLYRAHHDRPLPMPPASG; the protein is encoded by the coding sequence ATGGGTGGGACGTTCGACCCGGTGCACAACGGGCACCTGGTCGCCGCGAGCGAGGTCGCCGCGCTGTTCGCTCTCGACGAGGTGATCTTTGTTCCCAGCGGTCAGCCCTGGCAGAAGGCCGACCGGGAGGTGTCCGCGGCCGAGGACCGCTACCTGATGACGTTCCTCGCGACCGCAGGGAACCCGCAGTTCACGGTCAGCCGGATCGACGTCGACCGCGGCGGCCTGACGTACACGATCGACACCCTGCGCGACCTGCGCGCGCTCTACCCGGACGCCGAGCTTTTCTTCATCACCGGCGCGGACGCTCTCGCCCAGATCCTCACCTGGCGCGACGTACACGAACTGTTCCGGCTCGCGCACTTCGTGGGTGTGACCAGGCCCGGTTACCAGCTGGCGTTCGACGCGAGCCTGCCGGCGGACTCCGTCAGCCTGCTGGAGGTGCCCGCGCTGGCGATCTCGTCGTCCGACATCCGCGACCGGGTCGCTCGCGGCGCGCCGATCTGGTACCTGACGCCGGACGCCGTCGTGCGCTACATCGCCAAGCGCGGCCTCTATCGTGCCCACCACGACCGGCCTCTTCCCATGCCGCCGGCCTCGGGCTGA
- the rsfS gene encoding ribosome silencing factor, whose protein sequence is MTASTRAVELALTAAQAAADKLAKDLVVLDVSERLALTDCFVLASADNERQVNAIVDEVEEKLRLVGVKPLRREGEREGRWVLLDFSEIVVHVQRAEEREFYDLERLWKDCPRVDFEDRDKARATVGAGASGIPAASDADRPAGSSW, encoded by the coding sequence GTGACCGCTTCCACCCGGGCCGTCGAGCTCGCTCTGACCGCCGCCCAGGCCGCCGCCGACAAGCTCGCGAAGGACCTTGTCGTCCTCGACGTCAGCGAGCGGCTGGCCCTCACGGACTGCTTCGTCCTCGCGTCCGCCGACAACGAGCGGCAGGTCAACGCCATCGTCGACGAGGTGGAGGAGAAGCTGCGGCTCGTCGGGGTCAAGCCGCTGCGCCGCGAGGGCGAGCGGGAGGGCCGCTGGGTGCTGCTGGACTTCTCCGAGATCGTCGTGCATGTCCAGCGTGCCGAGGAGCGCGAGTTCTACGACCTCGAGCGGCTGTGGAAGGACTGCCCACGCGTCGACTTCGAGGACAGGGACAAGGCCAGGGCGACGGTCGGTGCCGGTGCGTCGGGCATTCCGGCGGCGTCCGACGCGGACCGCCCGGCCGGCTCCTCCTGGTGA
- a CDS encoding DUF4332 domain-containing protein, which yields MSATDIDRHQAHEGDLDKIKGIGVRYRAILEEVGVASIRELRHRNAANLKVMIEDRHGPVIGLTELQIQTWIDKARTVGASRPA from the coding sequence ATGAGTGCGACCGACATCGACCGCCACCAGGCTCACGAAGGCGATCTGGACAAGATCAAGGGCATCGGCGTCAGGTACCGCGCGATCCTGGAGGAAGTCGGGGTCGCGTCGATCAGGGAACTACGTCACCGCAACGCCGCGAACCTGAAGGTGATGATCGAGGACCGGCACGGGCCGGTCATCGGGCTCACCGAGCTACAGATTCAAACCTGGATCGACAAGGCAAGGACCGTCGGAGCATCGCGTCCTGCCTGA
- a CDS encoding DUF4332 domain-containing protein: MVRVGPAAGRSAVSQPSPVRWDLASVVEYRRDLLDVLLGPLGDTDRARALAQLGTYNDTQRLKVTYGEVVSAAAGARIFTSHRDQVTTIHVRGMAGAAGTALQTALDHGMHAGEPLLVVDLGDVPVLDVAGLDVLAGAASLAARRQKWISVRGARPAVFEQLVAAGLVAVLDVHPARRTPQERGSTMTTTNSGGHQAREGDLDRIKGIGARYRTILEEIGVASIRELGRRNAANLKKMIEDRHGPVVGLSERQIQAWIDAAKTANTLRPA; encoded by the coding sequence ATGGTCCGCGTGGGGCCTGCCGCCGGTCGATCCGCTGTATCCCAGCCATCGCCCGTCCGATGGGATCTGGCGAGCGTAGTGGAGTATCGACGGGACCTCCTCGATGTTCTCCTGGGACCACTCGGCGACACTGACCGGGCCCGCGCCCTTGCCCAGCTCGGGACGTACAACGACACTCAACGTCTCAAGGTCACTTATGGTGAGGTCGTATCGGCCGCGGCAGGAGCCCGGATCTTCACCTCGCACCGTGATCAGGTCACGACCATCCACGTTCGCGGCATGGCCGGCGCCGCGGGCACCGCGCTTCAGACCGCCCTCGACCATGGAATGCACGCGGGGGAGCCGCTGCTGGTCGTCGACCTCGGCGACGTGCCGGTCCTCGACGTGGCGGGCCTGGATGTGCTGGCCGGCGCCGCTTCCCTGGCGGCTCGCCGCCAGAAATGGATCAGTGTGCGCGGCGCCCGGCCCGCCGTCTTCGAGCAGCTCGTCGCGGCCGGTCTGGTCGCGGTGCTCGACGTCCATCCCGCACGCCGAACTCCCCAGGAAAGGGGGAGCACCATGACCACGACCAACAGCGGTGGCCACCAGGCCCGCGAAGGCGATCTCGACAGGATCAAGGGCATCGGCGCCCGATATCGGACGATCCTTGAGGAGATCGGTGTCGCCTCGATCAGGGAGTTGGGGCGTCGCAACGCCGCCAACCTGAAGAAGATGATCGAGGACCGGCACGGGCCGGTTGTCGGGCTCTCCGAGCGGCAGATTCAAGCCTGGATCGACGCGGCGAAGACCGCCAACACATTGCGCCCCGCCTGA
- a CDS encoding GlsB/YeaQ/YmgE family stress response membrane protein yields the protein MGIIAWIVLGLVAGLIAEKLTGERTGWVVAGVSGIVGALLGGWLAKMIFNVKSLDTFFSLSTWITAIVGAVIVLLAVRLVTGGSGRSPRRRASNRSPRRRRRTTSRR from the coding sequence ATGGGCATCATCGCCTGGATCGTACTGGGGCTCGTCGCTGGCCTGATCGCCGAGAAGCTCACCGGAGAGCGGACGGGCTGGGTGGTCGCGGGTGTCTCCGGGATCGTCGGCGCCCTGCTCGGTGGCTGGCTCGCCAAGATGATCTTCAATGTCAAGTCGCTCGACACGTTCTTCAGCCTGTCGACGTGGATCACCGCGATCGTCGGGGCCGTCATCGTGCTGCTGGCCGTGCGCCTGGTGACCGGCGGGTCGGGCCGCTCGCCTCGACGGCGCGCGTCGAACCGCTCGCCTCGGCGGCGTCGGCGCACGACCTCGCGCCGCTGA
- a CDS encoding GAF and ANTAR domain-containing protein, translating to MTVFDDGIARPTQELSSEQARADALDLRAGLAGLAGLVSGSLDLQELLTRVASFAAQAIPGADGAGVTLLRLDRDDDRIEALAASAPFVRDIDEIQYAVLNEGPCITATLDRRTVRSGSLGGERQWPRFGPRVGRLGVHSVLSLPLLLPDQVVGAINVYAHGKDVFDDHAAELGELFAAPAAVAVHNAQVLAQALNLTIQLQAALSTRPVIDQAIGLLRGRTGGTAEEAFARLRAISQRENVKLAAVAQRIVDEAVRRARARNREI from the coding sequence ATGACCGTGTTCGACGATGGCATCGCCAGGCCGACCCAGGAGCTGAGTTCCGAGCAGGCGCGGGCGGATGCCCTCGACCTGCGGGCGGGCCTGGCCGGTCTCGCTGGTCTGGTGTCCGGTTCCCTGGACCTTCAGGAGCTGCTGACCCGGGTGGCGAGCTTCGCCGCCCAGGCCATCCCAGGCGCCGACGGCGCCGGGGTGACGTTGCTGCGTCTCGACCGGGATGACGACCGTATCGAGGCACTGGCGGCCAGCGCGCCGTTCGTCCGGGACATCGACGAGATCCAGTATGCGGTCCTCAACGAAGGTCCCTGTATCACCGCGACCCTCGACCGGCGCACGGTCCGCTCGGGATCACTGGGCGGCGAACGGCAGTGGCCCCGCTTCGGCCCCCGGGTCGGCCGCCTCGGTGTGCACAGCGTGCTGTCACTGCCGTTGTTGCTACCCGACCAGGTGGTTGGCGCGATCAACGTCTACGCCCACGGCAAGGACGTCTTCGACGACCACGCCGCCGAACTCGGCGAGCTGTTCGCGGCCCCGGCCGCGGTCGCGGTGCACAACGCCCAGGTGCTGGCCCAGGCGCTGAACCTCACGATCCAGCTGCAAGCCGCCCTGTCGACCAGGCCGGTCATCGATCAGGCCATCGGGCTGCTGCGCGGCCGCACCGGCGGGACCGCGGAAGAGGCATTTGCCCGGCTGCGCGCGATCAGCCAGCGCGAGAACGTCAAACTCGCCGCCGTCGCCCAGCGCATTGTCGATGAGGCGGTCCGCCGGGCCCGAGCCCGCAATCGCGAGATATAG
- the pgm gene encoding phosphoglucomutase (alpha-D-glucose-1,6-bisphosphate-dependent) produces MAVSPGVSPFAGKPADPAELVDLDALLAAYQDVHPDAADPAQRVSFGTSGHRGTSTNGSFNADHILATTQAICEYRAAARIDGPLFIGVDTHALSAPALASALEVLAAHDVDIRIAPDGEATPTPVISHAILTHNRSARPGAADGIVVTPSHNPPTDGGFKYNPPHGGPADTEVTTAIQNRANELLAAGLAGVSRLPYEKARAAATVHDYVTAYVDDLVGVVDLDAIRGAGVRVGVDPLGGASLVYWQAIAERYQLDLTVVNDTIDPTFGFMTRDWDGKIRMDPSSPYAMASLLRLTGATPADDRLGFDIAVANDADADRHGIVTPGAGLLNPNHYLAVAISYLFAHRTDWAPAAAVGKTLVSSSLIDRVAAGLGRDLVEVPVGFKWFVPGLTDGSLGFGGEESAGASFLRSDGSVWTTDKDGLILCLLAAEITAVTGRDPGALYEELTARYGAPAYRRVDAPATVAQKDVLKKLTPRALGAATLGGQPVVATLTHAPGNEASIGGIKVVADDAWFAARPSGTEDVYKIYAESFRGPAHLDSVLAEAQAMVDAALARG; encoded by the coding sequence GTGGCGGTGAGCCCCGGCGTCAGCCCGTTCGCGGGCAAGCCGGCGGACCCGGCGGAGCTCGTCGACCTCGACGCGCTGCTGGCCGCCTACCAGGACGTCCACCCGGACGCGGCCGACCCCGCCCAGCGGGTGTCCTTCGGCACGTCGGGGCACCGCGGCACGTCGACGAACGGCTCGTTCAACGCCGACCACATCCTGGCGACCACCCAGGCGATCTGTGAGTACCGGGCGGCGGCCCGCATCGACGGGCCGCTGTTCATCGGGGTGGACACGCACGCCCTGTCCGCCCCGGCGCTGGCGAGCGCGCTGGAGGTGCTCGCGGCCCACGACGTCGACATCCGGATCGCCCCGGACGGCGAGGCCACGCCGACGCCGGTGATCTCGCACGCGATCCTCACCCACAACCGTTCCGCCCGGCCGGGCGCGGCCGACGGCATCGTCGTCACCCCGTCGCACAACCCGCCGACGGACGGCGGCTTCAAGTACAACCCACCGCACGGCGGGCCGGCGGACACCGAGGTCACCACCGCGATCCAGAACCGGGCGAACGAGCTGCTGGCCGCGGGCCTGGCCGGGGTGAGCCGGCTGCCGTACGAGAAGGCGCGGGCCGCGGCGACCGTGCACGACTACGTCACCGCCTACGTCGACGACCTGGTCGGCGTCGTCGACCTGGACGCGATCCGGGGTGCCGGGGTGCGCGTCGGCGTCGACCCGCTGGGCGGGGCGAGCCTGGTCTACTGGCAGGCGATCGCGGAGCGTTACCAGCTGGACCTGACCGTCGTGAACGACACGATCGACCCGACGTTCGGCTTCATGACCCGTGACTGGGACGGCAAGATCCGGATGGATCCGTCGTCCCCGTACGCGATGGCCTCGCTGCTGCGCCTGACGGGGGCGACCCCGGCGGACGACCGGTTGGGGTTCGACATCGCCGTCGCCAACGACGCGGACGCCGACAGGCACGGCATCGTCACGCCCGGCGCGGGCCTGCTCAACCCGAACCACTACCTCGCGGTCGCGATCTCCTACCTGTTCGCGCACCGCACCGACTGGGCTCCGGCGGCGGCGGTCGGCAAGACGCTGGTCAGCTCGAGCCTGATCGACCGGGTGGCGGCGGGGCTTGGCCGCGACCTCGTCGAGGTGCCGGTCGGGTTCAAGTGGTTCGTGCCGGGGCTGACGGACGGAAGCCTGGGCTTCGGCGGTGAGGAGAGCGCCGGGGCGTCGTTCCTGCGGTCCGACGGCTCCGTCTGGACGACCGACAAGGACGGCCTCATCCTCTGTTTGCTGGCCGCCGAGATCACCGCGGTCACCGGCCGTGACCCGGGCGCGCTCTACGAGGAGCTGACCGCGAGGTACGGCGCCCCCGCCTACCGCCGGGTCGACGCGCCCGCCACGGTGGCACAGAAGGACGTCCTGAAGAAGCTCACCCCCCGGGCGCTCGGCGCGGCGACGCTCGGCGGCCAGCCGGTCGTCGCGACGCTCACGCACGCGCCGGGCAACGAGGCCTCGATCGGCGGCATCAAGGTCGTCGCCGACGACGCCTGGTTCGCCGCCCGTCCGTCCGGCACGGAGGACGTTTACAAGATCTACGCCGAGAGCTTCCGCGGCCCCGCCCACCTGGACTCGGTGCTCGCCGAGGCCCAGGCCATGGTCGACGCCGCCCTCGCCCGCGGCTGA
- a CDS encoding DoxX family membrane protein, which produces MTRPAVDDAEARSASMASQNHADRPSAPGQQPVSTAAGGGDSAPVVRYLLAVVRLALGWVFLWAFLDKAFGLGHDTTSAKAWIHGGSPTKGFLGSAAKGPFTGFYHSLAGTAFADVLFMVALLAIGAALMLGIGMWLAATAGAVLTVMMWSAVLPSASNPFMDEHLIYAAVLVVLACLGAGRTLGLGRAWVATPLVRRLPWLA; this is translated from the coding sequence ATGACGCGGCCGGCCGTCGATGACGCCGAAGCCCGGTCAGCCAGCATGGCATCCCAGAACCATGCAGACCGGCCATCCGCGCCCGGACAACAGCCGGTCTCGACGGCCGCCGGCGGTGGAGACTCGGCTCCGGTCGTCCGCTACCTGCTGGCGGTCGTCCGGCTCGCGTTGGGCTGGGTGTTCCTGTGGGCGTTCCTGGACAAGGCGTTCGGGCTGGGCCACGACACGACCTCGGCGAAGGCCTGGATCCACGGCGGCAGCCCTACCAAGGGATTCCTCGGCTCCGCCGCCAAGGGCCCGTTCACGGGCTTCTACCATTCCTTGGCCGGCACGGCCTTCGCTGACGTGCTGTTCATGGTTGCACTGCTCGCGATCGGCGCGGCGCTGATGCTCGGCATCGGGATGTGGCTGGCCGCGACCGCCGGGGCAGTCCTGACCGTCATGATGTGGAGCGCCGTCCTCCCGTCGGCCAGCAACCCGTTCATGGACGAGCACCTCATCTACGCCGCCGTGCTGGTCGTCCTCGCCTGCCTGGGCGCCGGCCGCACGCTGGGACTGGGCCGCGCCTGGGTAGCGACCCCACTGGTACGACGCCTGCCCTGGCTCGCATGA
- a CDS encoding histidine phosphatase family protein — MRLLLLRHGRTEWNDRGRFQGQADPPLDAVGRAQVAAVGPVIRAMGPDLVVSSDLLRCRATAAAVGLPYRPDARLREIDLGAWSGLTSSEAGRLFPEEDAAWRRGEDIRRGGGETYLEVAARAGALFDEIVAAGPPAGPDSLVVFVLHGGTARSLIGHLLGLPPATWWHFGPLRNCCWSLLRREHGRFRLVEHNVGVARPDKVGTGPLNVTVGTVLPSQARISGEDASVAPDTDPVHSRPPA, encoded by the coding sequence GTGAGGCTGCTGCTCCTGCGGCACGGCCGGACGGAATGGAACGACCGCGGGCGCTTCCAGGGCCAGGCCGACCCACCACTCGACGCGGTCGGGCGCGCCCAGGTGGCCGCCGTGGGCCCGGTGATCCGGGCGATGGGCCCCGACCTGGTCGTGTCGTCCGATCTGCTGCGGTGTCGCGCGACCGCGGCCGCGGTCGGCCTGCCGTACCGGCCGGACGCGCGCCTGCGCGAGATCGACCTCGGTGCCTGGTCGGGCCTGACGTCGTCCGAGGCAGGCCGGCTGTTCCCGGAGGAGGATGCCGCCTGGCGGCGTGGTGAGGACATCCGCCGGGGCGGCGGCGAGACCTACCTCGAGGTCGCGGCCCGAGCCGGCGCGCTGTTCGACGAGATCGTCGCGGCGGGGCCGCCGGCCGGGCCGGACAGCCTCGTCGTGTTCGTCCTGCACGGCGGGACGGCGCGGTCGCTCATCGGGCACCTGCTCGGCCTGCCGCCGGCGACCTGGTGGCACTTCGGCCCGCTGCGCAACTGCTGCTGGTCGCTGCTGCGGCGCGAACACGGACGGTTCCGGCTGGTGGAGCACAATGTCGGCGTCGCCCGGCCTGATAAGGTTGGCACCGGCCCACTGAACGTGACCGTCGGGACCGTCCTTCCTAGCCAGGCAAGGATCTCCGGCGAGGACGCCTCGGTGGCCCCGGACACGGATCCGGTACACTCTCGACCACCGGCCTGA
- a CDS encoding PP2C family protein-serine/threonine phosphatase, which produces MEVAARSLPAADGLGALGDFYDVFPVRTRGDTGSRSSTGRVHVRREPESERWDAVIGDVSGHGPEAAMIAALARYTIRAVATTEKTPSRVLDRLNTALLTRSPGSERFLTATYVMLFPGPGGARALLASAGHMPALLRSAAGSVRAIGHHGLPLGLFDNSGLKNVRVTLRPGVTLLLYTDGVTEARRGREQYGEERLRALLAATGQLSAHDLVDAVEADVLAFTGGPHADDIAVLALRAIDVARQESPAPPPARSDI; this is translated from the coding sequence ATGGAGGTCGCCGCGCGTAGCCTGCCGGCGGCTGACGGCCTGGGGGCGCTTGGCGACTTCTACGACGTGTTCCCGGTGCGGACGCGCGGCGACACCGGCTCCAGGAGCAGCACAGGCCGAGTACACGTACGGCGTGAACCGGAGTCGGAACGGTGGGATGCAGTGATCGGGGACGTCAGCGGCCATGGCCCGGAAGCAGCGATGATCGCGGCGTTGGCGCGTTACACGATCCGCGCCGTCGCGACGACCGAGAAGACTCCGTCGCGGGTGCTCGACCGCCTGAATACGGCGCTTCTCACCCGGAGTCCTGGTAGCGAGCGTTTCCTCACCGCCACCTACGTCATGCTGTTTCCCGGCCCAGGTGGAGCCCGCGCGCTCCTCGCGTCGGCGGGGCATATGCCCGCGCTGCTGAGAAGCGCCGCCGGTTCGGTGCGCGCCATCGGGCATCACGGTCTGCCCTTGGGTCTGTTCGACAACTCCGGCCTGAAGAACGTGCGCGTGACCCTGCGGCCGGGAGTTACGTTGTTGCTGTATACGGACGGTGTCACCGAAGCTCGACGGGGCCGCGAACAGTACGGCGAGGAACGCCTCCGAGCTCTCCTCGCCGCGACGGGGCAGCTCAGCGCGCACGACCTCGTGGATGCCGTTGAGGCGGATGTGCTCGCCTTCACCGGTGGCCCCCATGCCGACGACATCGCTGTTCTCGCGCTGCGCGCGATCGACGTGGCTCGACAGGAGTCTCCCGCGCCCCCGCCGGCACGGTCTGACATCTGA